The nucleotide sequence CCGACTGTTGCCGGCACGGCGGAAGCCGGCAGCACGGTGACGGTTACCATCGGCGGCGCCACCTACACCACCACCGCCACTGGCGGGGCTTGGTCGATCGACCTCGCCACGGCGACGCCGACCAACGGCTCGCTCAGCCTCAACGCCAACGGCGCCAACCCGGTCTCGGCCACCGCCACGGATGCGGCCGGCAACGTCTCGGCCCCCGGCACGCAGTCGCTGACCATCGACACCACGGCGCCCAACGCGCCGGCGGTGACCAGCGCGGCGCTGACCAACAGCACCACCCCGACTGTTGCCGGCACGGCGGAAGCCGGCAGCACCGTCACCGTCACCATCGGCGGCGCCATTTACACCACCACCGCCACCGGCGGGGCTTGGTCCATCGACCTCGCCACCGCGACCCCGACCACCGGGTCGCTCAGCCTGAACGCCAACGGCGCCAACCCGGTGTCGGCGACGGCGACCGACGCGGCCGGCAACACGTCCTCGGCCGGCACTCAGTCGCTGACCATCGACACCACGCTGCCCGACACTCCGACCGTCACCACGGCCCTGAGCAACAGCGCGACACCGACCCTCGCCGGCACGGCGGAAGCGGGCAGCACCGTCACCGTCACGGTGGGCGGGGCGACCTACACCACCACCGCCACGAACGGCGGGACCTGGAGCATCGACCTCGCCACCGCGACGCCGACCGCCGGCTCGCTCAGCCTCAACGCCAACGGCGCCAACCCGGTGTCGGCGACGGCGACCGACGCCTCGGGCAACGTCTCGGCCCCGGCCACCCAGACGCTGACCATCGACACCACCAACCCCGACGCCCCGACCGTCACCACGGCGCTGAGCAACAGCACCACCCCGACCCTCACCGGCACGGCCGAGGCCGGCAGCACCGTCACCGTCACGGTGGGCGGCGCCACCTACACCACCACCGCCACCAACGGCGGCGCCTGGAGCCTCAACCTCGCCACCGCGACCGCCGTCAGCGGCACGCTCAGCCTGAACGCCAACGGCGCCAACCCCGTCTCGGCCACCGCCACCGACGCCGCCGGCAACGTCTCGGCCTCCGGCACCCAGACGCTGACCATCGACACCACCGCCCCCACCGCCACCGTGCTGTTCGAGGACGACAGCATCGACGCCATCGAGCAGACCAGCGCCGCCTTCACCATCAGCGGCGGCGAGGCCGGGACCAGCTTCACCTGGACGATCACCTCGGCCGGCGGCGGCCAGGTGACGGGCAGCGGCGTGATGAGCGGACCGACCACCCAGGTGACCGGGCTGGACCTCTCCAGCCTGGGCGACGGCACCCTCACCCTCACGCTCGGCCTGACCGACCCGGCGGGCAACGCGTCGGTCCCCTTCACCGCGACGACGCAGAAGCTCACCGCCACGGTGGAGAAGCCCGCCCCCGTCGCCCCGCCGCCGGTGGCCACGGTGGACGGCGCCACCGTCAGCGGTTCGGTCACCACCGGCAGCGACGGCAGCCGCACCACCACGGTGACCATCGCGGCCAGCAACAGCACCCGCGTCGAGGACAGCAGCACCGCCAACGCCGATCTGGCCGACGTGCCGGTGGTGCGCGAGCAGGTGGTCGATGCCCAGACCGGGCAGGTCTCCACGCTGACCACCCTGACGGTCAGCGTCTCCACCGGCGTGGCGGTGACCACCACGGGCAACGCCGAGCGGCAGACCGCCTCCCAGGCGCTGACCGGGGTGACCGGGCTGATCGCCGCCATCGAGGCGCGCACCGACGAGGGCACGGCCTCGCGCGGCAACCTGACCGGCGGCGGCTCGGGCTTCCTGTCGGTGCTGTCCACCCAGGCCCAGCTGCTGGTGCGCACCATCGACTTCAGCGCGCCGGGGGTGGCCGCCGGGCAGGCGGTGCAGACCAAGGTGACCGGCAACACGCTGGGCGGCACCGGCGTCGCCAGCACGGCGCCGACCGCGGTGGTGCTGAACACCACGGCGTTGGCCGGGCCGGTGACCATCCAGCTCGACAACGTCGAGTTCGCGGCGGTGGTCGGCAACGCCACGCTGGTCGGCGGCGACGGCGAGCAGATCGTCTACGGCGACGACCACGAGCAGTACATGTATCTGGGGGCCGGCGACGACATCCTGCACGGCGGCGGCGGCAACGACACGATCGCCAGCGCCGGCGGCAACGACACGCTGTACGGCGACGAGGGCGACGACCTGGTGATGGGCGGCGAGGGCGACGACTGGCTGTTCGGCGGGTCGGGCAACGACCTGCTCGGCGGCGGCGTCGGCAACGACGCGCTGTTCGGCGGGACGGGCGCGGACATCCTGTTCGGCGAGGAGGGCGACGACACGCTGACCGGCGAGGAGGGCGACGACACGCTGGCCGGCGGGTCGGGCAACGACCTGCTGTTCGGCGGGGAGGGCAACGACTTCCTGATCGGCGACGACGGCGACGACACGATCAGCGGCGGGTCGGGCAACGACGTGGCGCTGGGCGGGGCGGGCCGCGACCTGATCGGTCTGGGCGCGGGTGACGACCTGGCCAGCGGCGGCGACGGCGACGACACGCTGTTCGGCGAGGACGGCAACGACACGCTGTTCGGCGGGGCGGGCAACGACCTGCTGAACGGCGGGGCGGGCAACGACGTGCTGTTCGCCGACGGCGGGGCGGACACGCTGTGGGGCGGCGCCGGGGCGGACGTCTTCGCCTTCGGGCGGGCCTCGGGCGGGTCGGTGGTGATGGACTTCCAGGTCGGGGTCGACCGTCTGGCCTTCTACGACGCCAGCATCGACCTCGGCGCGGTGATCCGCTCGGCGCGGGTGGAGGGCGGCAACACCACCCTCGACATCGGGGCGGGCAACCGCATCACCATCCTCGGCCAGACCGGAAACGTCGCCGCCTGGTTCGGCTGAGAAGGCGTCCTGTCTGAAGGGATCCCTCTGGAAAGGTGATGAAAAAGGCTGGCGGTCCTGAAGACCGCCAGCCTTTTTCTTGATGGCCCGCGATGATTTTGTCGATGCGCATGCCGCAAGGCGGGAGGCGCGTCGTGAACCGCGCCGGATTGTCCGGAGGCACGGCGACCTTCAGGGTGCGCGACACCCGCCAGCCGACGACCCGTCCACGACAGCATGGCTAGTCCGGCTTGCGCACCAACGTCGCGATCAGGGAGAGGGCAATGTCCCACCCGGTGTCGCTGCGGGCCGAGCCTTTGTGGATGCGGATGCCATTGCTCGGCTTGGTCTTGCCGATCATGAAGACATCCGACGACACCACGCCGATGCCCCGCTCATAGAGCATTTCGGCGATGGCCGTGGAGTCCTGGGGCGAGTCGAGATCCAGCCAGAGAAACAGGCTTTCCGGATCGCTCTTTGCCAGAGCGCCGCCGCCATCGGCCAGCGCCAGGGGTAGAGTGAGCGGGGCGGCGTGCCCGTGAGGGTGGCTGCCCGGCCAAGACAGCGCTTGGCGCAAGGCCCGTGACGGCATCCAGGCCAACGCGGCCTGTTGCATTTCTCCGCGGGATCGGTACCCTGTGTCGCATCGCCAGCCACGCTGGCCGTAAGCGTTCAACGTCAACCAACGCACTCAACGATCCTCGCCGATCGGAGTGCGTTCGCGTTGCCGAACCACGGCCATCGGCGGGGACCAGTGTGGAGAACACCATGGGTCCCCAAACAAGGCCGGCGTCGGCGCGCGATCCGGCGCAAGGCCGCCTGATCGTCCTGACCGCCGTCCTGTTCGTCTCCTACCTCTGTGTCGCCCTGTCCCTTCCCGTGGTGCCGCTGTTCGTGGCCGGGGATCTCGGGATGGGCAATGTCTGGGCCGGGCTGGGCGTCGGCAGCGCCTTCCTCGCCACCATCCTCAGCCGCGGCTTCGCCGGCACCGTCTCCGACCGCCGGGGCGCCAAGCCCGCGGTCGGGCGGGGCTTGGCCTTCTATGCGGCCGGCGGGCTGGTCTCGATGGCCGCCGCCCCCCTGTCCGCTACGCCCTGGGCGGCCTTTTCCGTGCTGGTGGCGGGCCGCCTGCTCGTCGGCGTCGGCGAAAGCCTCGTCGGTGTCGGGGTGGTCGCCTGGGGAATCGGCATCGTCGGCCCGCAGCGGTCGGGCCGGGTGCTGGCGCTGATCGGGGCGGCGCTCTATGGCGCCTTCGCGGCGGGCGGGCCGCTGGGGCTGGCGCTGTTCGACCGCTTCGGCTTTTCCGGCGTCATGGCGGCCAGCGTGCTGCTTCCCGTCGTCGGGCTTCTGGCGATCCGGCGCATGGAGGGCACCCCGGCCCATCCCGACGCCGAGCGTCCGCCCTTCCGCAGCGTGCTGGGGCGGATCTGGCGGCAGGGCGCCATCGTCAGCCTCCAGGGCATCGGCTTCGCCGCCATCGGCGCCTTCTTCTCGCTGCACTTCGTCCGCGAAGGCTGGCCCTACGCCGGGCTCGGCCTGACCGCCTTCGGCCTCGGCTTCGTGCTCGTCCGTTTCGCGCTGGGCCATCTGCCCGACCGCTTCGG is from Azospirillum sp. TSH58 and encodes:
- a CDS encoding arabinose transporter; amino-acid sequence: MGPQTRPASARDPAQGRLIVLTAVLFVSYLCVALSLPVVPLFVAGDLGMGNVWAGLGVGSAFLATILSRGFAGTVSDRRGAKPAVGRGLAFYAAGGLVSMAAAPLSATPWAAFSVLVAGRLLVGVGESLVGVGVVAWGIGIVGPQRSGRVLALIGAALYGAFAAGGPLGLALFDRFGFSGVMAASVLLPVVGLLAIRRMEGTPAHPDAERPPFRSVLGRIWRQGAIVSLQGIGFAAIGAFFSLHFVREGWPYAGLGLTAFGLGFVLVRFALGHLPDRFGGLRVAMGSLAVEAVGQALLWTAGDPVTALAGAFLTGLGCSLVFPAMGREVVHLVEPHLRGTALGAFAAFQDVAYGLTGPLAGLLADQVGYGGVFLLGSAAAALGFLTTVQLLRARPVVKTSPT